A DNA window from Ornithobacterium rhinotracheale DSM 15997 contains the following coding sequences:
- a CDS encoding glycosyltransferase family 2 protein, with the protein MISIIVPIYNSDRYLRQCLESIQNQTFQDFEVILINDGSSDNSQSICEEFTANDDRFKLINQENKGIAETRNIGIQNCKRPYLTFVDSDDWLELDMLELLYSNSIKENADIACCGYYIDKPNKSIPVWHQGNKEIWEKKEALSKLLINKEMKDYPWAKLYKKDLFDGITFPHGKYFEDIFVMYKIFLKSNKVIKINQSKSHYREHNSSITSDKTTCLEKELDLFEAVYDLYLFAKNNPDSLENPKQVIASIAKSIYHIKKQNIHRFALFSRDFRTMNEKINPVLKSILKENSPNMLGMHRVLGIWLSLYCPVCFKFKNLFK; encoded by the coding sequence ATGATTAGTATAATTGTTCCCATTTATAACAGCGATCGTTATCTACGCCAATGTTTAGAATCTATTCAGAATCAAACTTTTCAAGATTTTGAAGTGATTTTAATCAACGATGGCTCAAGCGACAACTCGCAAAGCATTTGTGAAGAATTTACTGCTAATGATGATAGATTTAAGCTCATCAACCAAGAAAATAAGGGAATTGCTGAAACCCGAAACATAGGCATTCAAAATTGCAAGAGACCTTACCTCACTTTTGTAGATTCAGATGATTGGTTAGAACTAGATATGCTAGAACTTCTCTACAGCAACTCCATAAAAGAAAATGCAGACATCGCTTGTTGTGGCTATTATATTGATAAGCCTAATAAATCTATTCCCGTTTGGCATCAAGGAAACAAAGAAATATGGGAAAAGAAAGAAGCTCTTTCTAAATTACTTATCAATAAAGAAATGAAAGATTATCCTTGGGCAAAATTGTATAAAAAAGATCTTTTTGATGGAATAACTTTTCCTCATGGTAAATATTTTGAGGATATATTTGTTATGTATAAGATATTTTTGAAATCAAATAAAGTAATCAAGATTAATCAATCTAAATCTCATTATAGAGAGCATAATTCGAGTATAACTTCAGATAAGACAACTTGTTTAGAAAAAGAACTTGATTTGTTTGAAGCTGTTTATGATTTATATCTATTTGCTAAAAATAATCCAGATTCTCTGGAAAATCCAAAACAGGTAATAGCCAGTATTGCCAAATCAATTTATCACATCAAAAAACAAAACATTCACCGATTTGCTTTGTTCAGCCGAGATTTTAGAACCATGAATGAAAAAATAAATCCTGTTCTAAAATCTATTTTGAAAGAAAATTCGCCTAATATGCTTGGAATGCATCGTGTCCTTGGTATTTGGTTAAGTCTTTATTGTCCAGTTTGTTTTAAATTTAAAAATTTATTTAAATGA
- a CDS encoding ATP-grasp fold amidoligase family protein gives MANFFRKVYLGIMKRLKFLPSPKYVGYYYEYYTGKKYKDENPTEFNEKIQWYKAHFRPQILNQLVDKYAVREYVKEKIGEEYLNECLGVYDKVSDIDFDTLPNKFVIKAVHGYGFNLIVPDKSKLNRAKAKLKMQKWMHRNQYFRGGQEWAYKDIKPRLVIEKYLDELGRGSITDYKFYCFGGKPEFVEVHLDREQNHKSGFFDLNFELLPFRDVPENKWIKGSQVEKPENFAQMIEVAEKLADRFPFVRVDMYSIRGQIIFGEMTFYPADGRDDFKPEKYNKILGDKFILPALPVNKTEIKNF, from the coding sequence ATGGCTAATTTTTTTAGAAAAGTTTATTTGGGAATCATGAAACGCCTTAAATTTCTCCCTAGTCCTAAGTATGTAGGCTACTACTACGAATACTACACAGGGAAGAAATATAAGGATGAAAACCCAACGGAATTTAACGAAAAAATCCAATGGTATAAGGCGCATTTTCGTCCCCAAATCCTAAATCAATTAGTGGATAAATACGCCGTGCGAGAATATGTGAAAGAAAAAATTGGCGAAGAATATTTAAACGAATGTCTTGGCGTTTATGACAAAGTGAGTGATATTGATTTTGATACATTACCCAACAAATTCGTAATCAAGGCAGTGCATGGCTATGGCTTCAACTTGATTGTGCCCGATAAATCTAAACTTAATCGTGCCAAAGCTAAACTCAAAATGCAAAAATGGATGCACCGCAATCAATATTTCCGTGGCGGACAAGAGTGGGCTTACAAAGATATTAAACCGCGTTTGGTAATAGAAAAATACTTAGATGAGCTAGGTCGTGGTTCCATTACAGATTATAAATTTTACTGTTTCGGGGGCAAACCTGAATTTGTAGAAGTGCATCTCGATCGCGAACAAAATCATAAATCGGGCTTTTTTGATTTAAATTTTGAATTATTGCCATTTCGTGATGTTCCCGAAAACAAATGGATTAAAGGCTCCCAAGTTGAAAAGCCTGAAAACTTTGCTCAAATGATTGAAGTAGCAGAAAAACTTGCAGATAGATTTCCCTTTGTGCGTGTGGACATGTACTCTATTCGTGGGCAAATTATCTTTGGCGAAATGACTTTCTACCCCGCCGATGGGCGTGACGACTTTAAGCCAGAAAAATATAATAAAATCCTTGGGGATAAATTCATCCTTCCTGCTCTACCCGTAAACAAAACCGAAATTAAAAACTTTTAA
- a CDS encoding glycosyltransferase family 2 protein — protein MEISVIISTYNAKEWLQKVLWGYNQQTFQDFELVIADDGSREDTREMIEDFKKIAKFPITHVWHEDRGFQKSEILNKAVVQCKAPYIIMSDGDCIPRKDFVEVHFKNKEKGRFLSGGYFMLPMNISELISEDDIVQQRCFDVKWLVANGLKKSFKNNKLSASGLKEKLLNHITPTKPTWNGHNASGWKEDIVAVNGLDERMQYGGQDRELGERLENYGIRGKQIRYSAIVVHLDHARGYVNKESWEKNHAIRKNTRDNKIKRTPFGIVKD, from the coding sequence ATGGAAATTTCGGTAATCATAAGTACTTACAATGCCAAAGAATGGTTGCAAAAAGTTTTGTGGGGCTACAACCAGCAAACTTTTCAAGACTTTGAGCTAGTGATTGCCGACGATGGCTCTCGAGAAGACACACGAGAGATGATTGAGGATTTTAAAAAAATAGCCAAATTCCCAATTACGCATGTGTGGCACGAGGATAGAGGCTTTCAGAAATCTGAAATTTTAAACAAAGCCGTAGTACAATGCAAGGCACCATACATCATCATGTCTGATGGCGACTGCATTCCGCGAAAGGATTTTGTGGAAGTTCATTTTAAAAATAAAGAAAAAGGCAGATTTTTGTCGGGCGGATATTTTATGCTCCCGATGAATATTTCTGAATTAATCTCAGAAGACGACATCGTGCAACAACGCTGTTTTGATGTGAAATGGCTCGTAGCCAATGGGCTTAAAAAATCTTTTAAAAATAATAAACTTTCGGCGAGTGGGTTAAAGGAAAAGTTGCTCAACCACATCACGCCTACCAAGCCCACTTGGAACGGGCATAACGCCTCAGGCTGGAAAGAGGACATTGTGGCTGTGAACGGTCTCGATGAGCGAATGCAATACGGTGGGCAAGATCGCGAGCTAGGCGAGCGTCTTGAAAATTACGGAATTCGTGGCAAGCAAATTCGTTATAGTGCCATCGTAGTGCACCTCGACCACGCACGCGGCTATGTGAACAAAGAAAGCTGGGAAAAAAACCATGCCATTCGCAAAAATACACGCGACAATAAAATCAAACGCACGCCCTTTGGAATCGTAAAAGATTAA
- a CDS encoding YfgM family protein, giving the protein MARKENHKKYATQEAFEKLEQTAQSSEHFLEKNAKLLGIIFGALVVVVLGYFAYLRFIVDPKNEEANKEIVTADRMYQQDSMQLALNGSAGAFLGFDQIIEDFGGTNAANLAKFKAGVANYKLGKYQEAIDDFKAFKTSEEVAGAVKEGAIGDALSQLGKKEEAYEAYAKAAKATNVQTIQRIYTRKAAILAYETKKFDEAVKLIEAYNKEYAEGLGSDMDKLYVLLTNAK; this is encoded by the coding sequence ATGGCAAGAAAAGAGAATCATAAAAAATACGCCACACAGGAGGCTTTTGAGAAATTAGAACAAACTGCACAAAGTTCAGAGCACTTTTTAGAAAAAAATGCCAAACTTTTAGGAATCATTTTTGGTGCCTTAGTGGTCGTAGTTTTAGGTTATTTCGCTTATTTAAGATTTATTGTAGATCCTAAAAATGAGGAAGCTAACAAAGAAATCGTAACTGCAGATAGAATGTATCAGCAAGACTCTATGCAATTAGCCTTAAACGGTAGTGCAGGTGCTTTCTTAGGTTTTGATCAAATCATTGAAGATTTTGGAGGAACCAATGCAGCGAATTTAGCTAAATTCAAAGCAGGTGTAGCAAACTATAAATTAGGAAAATATCAAGAGGCGATAGATGATTTTAAAGCATTTAAAACCTCTGAAGAAGTAGCAGGTGCTGTGAAAGAAGGAGCGATAGGAGATGCACTTTCTCAGTTAGGAAAAAAAGAAGAAGCTTATGAAGCTTATGCCAAAGCCGCTAAAGCTACTAATGTGCAAACAATCCAAAGAATCTATACCAGAAAAGCTGCTATTCTAGCATACGAAACCAAGAAATTCGACGAAGCAGTGAAATTGATAGAAGCGTATAATAAAGAATACGCAGAAGGATTAGGTTCAGATATGGATAAATTGTATGTCCTTTTAACCAATGCTAAATAA
- the ribH gene encoding 6,7-dimethyl-8-ribityllumazine synthase, giving the protein MATENKNLSQYNKEELPSAKPYKFGIVVSSWNSEITHALRDGAIETLKDLGASDKNIKTLEVPGSFELPYGAKLLTKYCDAIIVIGSVIRGETAHFDFVCQGVTQGIMQLNVSQNTPVIFCVLTDNNIEQSRNRAGGKHGNKGVEAAVAALQMADIRNQRGL; this is encoded by the coding sequence ATGGCAACAGAAAACAAAAATTTATCTCAATACAATAAAGAAGAACTACCCAGTGCCAAACCTTATAAGTTTGGCATTGTTGTTTCATCTTGGAACTCAGAAATCACGCATGCACTTAGAGATGGCGCGATTGAAACTTTAAAAGACTTAGGCGCATCAGATAAGAACATTAAAACACTAGAAGTGCCAGGAAGTTTTGAATTGCCTTATGGTGCTAAACTTTTGACAAAATATTGCGATGCTATAATCGTTATTGGGAGTGTAATTCGTGGCGAAACGGCACATTTTGATTTTGTGTGCCAAGGCGTAACACAAGGTATTATGCAGCTTAATGTGTCGCAAAACACGCCTGTGATTTTCTGTGTTTTGACAGATAATAATATTGAGCAATCTCGCAATAGAGCAGGAGGAAAGCACGGAAACAAGGGTGTAGAAGCCGCCGTAGCCGCCTTGCAAATGGCAGACATCCGAAACCAAAGAGGGTTGTAA
- the rnhA gene encoding ribonuclease HI: MQIYAFTDGSSRGNPGRGGFGVVLIAPELKLKKEFSMGFRNTTNNRMELLAAITALEKLKGKQDIVIVTDSKYVCDAVNKRWVFNWEKKNFSGKKNPDLWMRFLRNYRKHNVKLEWIKGHAGHKWNERADQLATEAADGENLKIDIGFERTEQASFL, from the coding sequence ATGCAAATTTACGCCTTTACAGATGGCTCTTCGCGAGGTAATCCCGGGAGAGGAGGATTTGGTGTGGTGCTGATTGCTCCCGAGCTTAAACTCAAAAAAGAGTTTTCGATGGGATTTCGCAATACGACCAACAACCGAATGGAACTTCTCGCAGCCATTACCGCTTTGGAGAAACTAAAAGGAAAGCAAGACATCGTTATTGTTACAGACTCTAAGTATGTGTGCGATGCGGTGAATAAGAGATGGGTTTTTAATTGGGAAAAAAAGAATTTCTCTGGGAAGAAAAATCCAGATCTATGGATGCGATTTTTGCGCAATTATCGCAAGCACAATGTGAAACTCGAGTGGATTAAAGGACACGCAGGACATAAATGGAACGAACGCGCCGACCAACTGGCGACCGAGGCTGCTGATGGCGAAAACCTTAAAATAGATATAGGCTTTGAGCGTACCGAGCAAGCGAGTTTTTTATAA